The Scomber japonicus isolate fScoJap1 chromosome 21, fScoJap1.pri, whole genome shotgun sequence region TGTGTGAGAAAATGGACCTGACgggaaaaacatattaaaaggaGTAATGTTTATGTCGGTTTGTCATCAGAgtggtctgaaaatcactgcttaACACTAACACTTTCCATTTTTGTTCTTTGTatccatacacatacacactcaaacacacacatgccatgACTCAGTACTGTAACACTTTTAACACCCTTAAATTCTCCACAATGTTTCAGTCACCAGCAGAACAAAACCAGGAAGTCAGAATGTTTAGCCAGCGGCGATAAACAATCCCATTTCCTCGGAAGTGCAAAATTAGGCCACCTCCTGTCTCGCCAGAGTGTCCGTTCAGGAGTTTTATACCCCAGTATCAGCTGGCTGTTCCTGTTAGATTTACGGTATGGTGGGCATCTGACTCTAAGTCAGGATTTCCGCTGTCATTTCCACTTAAATTTGAGGCTCAAAAAGCCATATCACTGCAAAATGTGTGCAAATAATTCAGCCCTTGCCTAGGAAATAAGATATCTTATCTGTGAGATGGTATGTGTATCTGTTTGATCCTCAATAGTTTTGAAATGGATAGAGAGGATTATTACTGAATCACAGTAGAGAAACTAGTGACAGATTATTGTAGATCAATGAAGAAGATAAAGACCAAGCCATTCCTGCTTAACATCCTTACAGACAGAGAGTGTGTATAGGTCCTGAGGAACAATTATCAAGCTGGCCTCTTTGTTCCAGGCAGCAAATTAGGAGCATCTACTGTACTGACCTCTACTGGCCATAgactaaaatacataaatagagTTGAGATAACTTATTGGGAGATGGAGAAGATGGGCTCGATTCTTATAAAGCTCTCGAAGATACTCTAAGTTATgtatcaaaacaaacacaccatgCTGCACATATTCACAATCCAGAATCACACAACCAGCCCAGGTCACTGACCTCTCCACCAGGTAGTTGCGTAGCCCCCAGACCAGGCCCTTGGCCACAGTGTTGGGCTTGGGTGTGAGGATGGCCTGGGACACATGAAAGGAGCCCTGCTTGGCCCTACTCTTTAGTGTGGTTTCCAGgaactaaaaaagaaaatgtcaaacatgagtTTAAATACAACAAATCTCTTCGAAGGAGTGCTTTAATGTGAGATTTTTGGAGATGTAGCTTGTGTAGCAAAAGATTTTAGAGGgataaaaactttattttttaaaataaaatgttgagtaaatgagtgggggggggggttgtgttttTGAGTTAAGCACAGTAAAAAGTGGTGAATAGGGAGGTAGAGAAAGTGAGGAATGATAaggagaaagatgaagagggccatgaagaggaagatgaaaaagCAGAGAGCTGTTCAGGGGTCAATCCTGATGATGAACCAGACATAAAGAGGGTTCCAGAAACAGTAGATATTGTAACTAGAGTATTAGATATAATGAGGCAACTTAAACACAACCAGGGTTTAAATGCTGCCATCTGACCTGTATGAGCTTGTTGGGTTGAGTGGTGTTCGCCCAGGGAGCAGGGATCTTGTTGCCAGGCCACATGACAGGGATGTTCTCAGCTGAAGGATGATGGTAGAAAACAATTACCTGtgggaagaagaaaatgaaagcaaGCAAGCTGAAACCTGGAGTTTGAAAGACTTCACAGGCAGTGTTTAATTTTTGTGGGTTCACTTTGTAATACAATACATAAATTACCCCTAGATTGCACCTAGTGTGTTACCTTGTATAACATGAGGTAACACTTGGCTAGCCCCACACTGACACTTACTGAGAGAGATTATAAATTGTCTATTTCATGCATCCACACACAGTCTGGCTGTAACCCGACCATATCTGCAGCTCTAGTCTTACTGTGTACTCACAACCCAGTATTTACAGTAATATCTACATACACTCAAAAAAATCAACTAGGGGTGTTTGATCAACAAACTAGAAATATGTTTGcattatattaattaatcatGTTTGTTCTCATTacatgatttgtttttgttagttGAAAATGATTTCCAGAAAATTCAGGTGAATTAACTTAATTCATGTCAATCCAATGAGAATCAGGTTAATCAATTCAATGACTCCCATATGCTCAGCTACTGCGCATGCTCCACGCCCACCGGATGCAAATTCAGAAGAAGCGGGAACAGGGAGATTTGGACTTTTCACTATGCTTTTCACGGACTTCATTCTGGCTATTTCCTCTGGCATTCCACTCGATTCCACTTGGGAACCTCAATTTTACCTGTAAGTAATTCGTAAATATATGCACAGAATTATTTAGCTCAACAGGGTTAGCGATAAATTATAGTTATTAGACACGTTTTTCTGTTGAATAAGTTTCTCTCTTATGTTTCCACCATTAACGCTAGCTTGCTAGCTTAACTTTGCTATAGCTATGTTTTAAATTACCACAGTGTAAATTATTTCTGGAAGCTTATATTTTGCTCTGCATGTTAAACGGTATTGTAACGGTGTAAGTATACAAATTATGATttggtatttattttattcactagTGTTTATCTTACTTGGtgtgtatttattcatgtttctatttttattatttattttatctattatTACAACAAAACATTAACATCACAGTTTATTACTGTGTTAAAAACAATCTAACATCACACAGTAGAAAATGTGCGGTGATATTAGTGCTAGCCAAGAGGTTTAAGATGACGAAAGTTCATGCAACACATCCTGTTTAGTTGTTGTtgtaattagtcagtaaactcggCATTGTCTGAGGCAGGCTGGAAAATGTGCACCTTTTCAAAACATCTCTccgtgtttcagcttctgtcaaactttCAGCTTCTggtctaagctttcaaaataaaagctttgttATTGTGCGTTTCTcgttagtattattattattgttattattattgttgttattattaacaaacaaattTGAGGCATGTAAATTACGAgagattcccgggagaaaagacaaaacgggtGGGAGATGTGTCTAAAATACGGGAGAAATCCGGGAAAACGGGAGTGTTGGCAGCCATGCAACCAGCTAGCAGCAGGTGGAAGGACAGGGGGGCGGTGGGGGAGGTATTGTTAACGATAACCACTGTGTGTGCTAACctatgttaacatgctaacgCTATAGGGAAATACTTATTGATGGACTCTGTTTATGTTTACTGCCTGACGGCATTTGGTGAAGTTTTCCAGCGAGGCGCCAGGCTATATAGTGTTAATATTAAGGTAAAAAACCGGACGACTGTTGTTTGCATCTTTACTTTTCAGGCAAAGAAAAATCATACTTTGTTGTTTGGAAATGCTTCACTTATTTACTTAATCCTCTTTGTTCCTAGTAGAACATAAGGTTGCCACTATATGTTTTGATCATTATTCTTATCATTATCAATACAAATGTCACTTCAGTTGCATACATTCtatattttaaaactgtttctttATCCTGTTTATCTTAAAACAGATCACACATTGTGTAGTGTCCCCATTCCCTGATTTTCATTAATCTCCTCTGCAATACATGGTAAGttaacatttacacacaacATTTTAAGGTGTAGTGATGTAGCTAATATGCTATATtaatattttccctttttaaatgcTATATTTCAGCAAACTGCATTTACCAGagccttctttttttaatctgacaGGCTAAAAACTGCCTAACAGCCTAATCCTGCATTAGAAAAGTACAGTTTTAACAACCAGAAGGCTAATATATtccattataataatatttcaacatttgaaCATGCAGAAGACAACAATAAATCTGTCAAAAAGTAGTCTGCAAAATtagtatttttttgttgttgttttcttaatAAGGaaaagggtgttttttttttttttttaacatgtccAACTGTACAACTCAATTTATACTTTAATTcacaaaatgttaatgttttgtgtAGTTGATTATTTCAGAGTTGGGATGTTTAACATTGTCTTGCCTTCAGTCTCCTGCCACACTTCATGTAGACTCTAAATtagtttgtcatgtttttatccTATAGAACACAGACACCGAGGCCAGTGCTTCCATGTGTTGGGAGTGTATGTCATACAGAAGGAGGGTGCAGAGCCTGTCTGGAAGTTTAGCATGAGATGGATGAAGGGGAGCTGGGAATGTGGATTTCGGCAGCTGTATGTTTgtacaaaatgttgaataaaaatgtaacactgATACATGTTTTGGTAGTTTTATCATTGGATGCTAGTACCAGCAACAGACAGAACACTAATAGAACCAACAAGATTGATTTAGTTCATTCAACAAGACTGACATAAGTACAAAGCTTGTAGTAGTTCATATAACAAGGTTGGATTTTGTTTTACTAACATGTTTGACCAATATACActaaattagatttaatttgACTAGACTAAGTACAAACATGTTAATTGAATGCAAGAGAGAGTAATGAAAATGTTAAGATCATGTTGCGCCTACTAAAGTATACTTTGTTCAAATAACATGGTGAAGACAGATTGAATGTACATGTTTTGTTTAGATGAAATTTGGGTACTAAGATAAAATCATGTTCATCCAATGAATTATTTTTGTACCTTAACAGTATTGTAAATTCACTTTTAGCTGcttgaaagaaaatgtaatcaaaGAGGTATTTTCAGTAAACAAGGTGTTTTAATTCACTGCTAAATCACTGTGGTAAGGTGATTTTTGCAGAGAATCAACCACCTCTATCTCTTTTGTTGTCGCCTCCAAGGACACCTAAAAAAGACAGTTAAGTTGCCCCCTGCAGCTGGTAATTGTTTAAATCTCTTCTTTCGTCTTGTCTCCTTTAtcttcactgtttttttctgtctgctccacattttctcactttccttCTCCTTTGCCAAGTAAGTCAGTCACAGATTAGGAACAGGAATTCAATTGATAGTATCTCAATGAGACACGGCACGCACCTAAAACAGGAAGACACAGACGTATGCGTGTACATGTTTACCTgctctcatatatatatatatatgtatatgtatgtatatgtgtgtatatatgtatatatgtatatgtgtgtgtgtatatatatatatatatatatatatatatatatatatatatatatgtatgtgtgtgtgtgtgtgtgtgtgtgtgtatactgaatttaaaaagaGTGGGCAGAAGGAAGGGTAAAATGAAGTGAGATGAGAAAAAATGAGGAACgtaaatgagagagggagatatAGCTGCAAGTAAGTCTAGGAAGTAGAAGTTGAAGGACTGTAGGAAAGCCCAAGAGAGAGTGAGTTTGAAGAGAGGATGAatacaatgaaaaagaaaggtggGTTGGATGTTGGAAGTGTTAATGGGATAACACTAATTCCTGTGCAGTAGAGTCAAAGCAGCAGGGATTACCTGTCCACAGGGGTTAAGCGTGTCCTACATTATACACATGTATGCTTACATACTGCTTTTACTTGTACACATgacatatattttcatttattcactcaaACTTTAGTGTCTAAATGGTGGCAGATGAGCCAAAAGattatgtgtatgtgcacatatacatgcatgtctatatatgtttatatcCATATGTATGAGAAAACTTAGATTTAACAGCAAATGCCAAGAATCcacagacttttattttttattgtgtccTTTGCTTTAAAATACTGTTGCTTTTACTTATTTGATAGACACTTCTGAAAACACTTGTAAACAACAGTTCCAAGCAATGAAATCACCAGATCTTAGAGCCCTTCCTAAATAAAGACGCAACAAATTTATGAAGCAACACACTgtactaaaatacatttttttgcaatttaAAATGAGAACACATGATGTTCACAAATGAGCcctttttgcttctttttatgATATGATTAATCAGCTTTCATCTGCCACAGATAACTGGTTTACTGAGATATCGTtggtttagaaaatgtgtgttgaaAAGATTGAGGGTTTATTTAAGAGCTGTTGTTCTTCCAACACACTGATTTAGACATCCTGATCTCACCTGGTATTTCTTCTCCCAGAGGAAATCCAGAGTGATGCTCTCCACAGCACAGTTGTTACAAAGCTTGCTGCCAAACACTTCCTGGAGCATGCTGATAAGGTAGACATGGTGCTCTGGTCCCATTGCATAGTAGTGGTTGAAGTCTAAGAATACCACCTTCATCGATCAAATGTCAGTCAGTTAATCATCCAAATCATTATCAGTTATTTCATGTTTcataagaaaatgtaattcaaGCCACCTCTCACCTCTTTCCTATGTCTGCTTAGGAAGAAGTTGATTTCTACCAGGCCATCCTTCACCTATGGGGAAGAAGAGAGTGAAGAGTTGGGGGTTGTTGTTGCTCCAACCAAACATCTGTGACATTGTGTCATCAAATAAAGGATATTGGAAAATGAGGTAAATATCAACTCCACAGGCGTAATATCAAACTCTTACAGCACATGATGTTGCTGTCCCTGCTGatatgatcatttatttgtatCTAATAAGGTCCACAGGTCCATCTCATGATTCACTGCTTGTAGCGAAACTGTCATATAGGAGTGGAAAGGCACATGTCATATTGACCCATTTTAGGAGAGGGATGTTTACAACTTAACACACAACCTTTGATCCTTATTCAAGGCCATCTTTATCCTACTAACAACAATATCAGCTGGACACTGCAACACAAAACAAGCAGAATAGACCAGCTGTTGATGCCATTACAAGAGACAAAATAGAAGTTGGATATCTGAAGTAACTGAAATATTTGTGATTTTGATTATTTCAGTGTATGAATTGACAGTTCATGTTTTCTCCTATACTGACCTTGTGTCCAAAAAGGCCGTGGATGAAGTAGATCTCATTTCCAAGCTCGCCTGGTTTGGAGGAGACCCTGAGATCAAAGTAGCGAATTCCTGCATCCAGCTGCTCCTTAAATGACAGGTTCTGAGAGCCAGAATGATAGAAATATTACAACTGACTGCAAACCCTGCACACAGATTGAAAATGCACATACTTTCAAAGTTTGTCCAGAATATGtacatcattttatatattatctACAATCTACCGGACTCCCTAGGTGGCTGATTTTGTGAATGTCACTAATGTGAGGGCTGTACCTGGGTCATGGACCACTTCACCATGACTTTCTTGGCTAAAACACTAAACATGGTGGCCAGATATTGCACATAAGCCTTCTGATCGGGCCCCACGGGAGCATGCACATCCACCCAGTAGGTAAAAGAATCATGGGAccctggaggagagaggatggatgAAATGTGgtgcagcaacacacacaaaagtgcagagtaaagatgctgcaATGGAACACCTTCACTTTTTGCTTTTCTTATTAGGAACTCTTTGAGCCAAAGTGGTTGGACTATTATGTATAATTATCTACATAAACAAGTTTCACACCTTGCTGCTCACCATTGTCTGGTTTTATTACCTCATGTCAACAATGTACTATCAAATTCCTATTACTCGTAGCTTTATCGACAGAACTAACAGTAGTGTCCATCTGATGGACACATGAATACGCATAGAACCAACCGTAGACTTCTACGCACGGCGAGCTCACCTGGCACAGCGAGGTGTTTGAGGGGCATGGCACTGAGTTTGGAGGGGAGCGAAGCCATCCAGTCGGCATTGGCATTACCGATCCCCGCAGGTCGCGTCTTCATGGCAGAAACGGCCTGTCAGCAAACCCGTCCTCAAGAAACCGCTCTCCGGTGCAGATGAGCTCCCACTGTCGGGTCCCCGTGGGCTCCCAACAAGTTAAAGCTAATGCAGATCATTTCGAAACATCAATCTACACATGCCACCTGTTCAAAACGTCCTCCGACTCCGACCAGGTTAGGCCACCGGTGCGCTTTCCCCCAACCGGCCAAGCGGGCATGCCTTGACTAGAACGCTGCCTAACGACCGTGTTAATCCTCTTAGGGCGAAATTCCACTTGTTATCACCACTCCCCAGCCCCCCTCACCTGCCTCTTAACCTGTtaacctgctgtgtgtgtgtgtgtgtgtgtgtgtatatatatgtgtgtatgttaagaccactctctcacacacacatacgcacgcacgcacacacagagcgaGGGAAAGAGAAAAGCGACAGATGGGATCATGGAAATGTCTTCTTGTCTAAGTTGGAATTTGTTGTGGTCCAGAGTCAGCCAATCATGACGTGCTTGGCTGTAAAGGTGAATAGTCTTAAAGGATTCATCGGCTCATGTGAATCATCTCTTGTGTGAGTGCTGAGGTGGTGTGATAGAGGTATATATCAGGGGTGACATCAAAACCTCCGTTCAGGTGTTGGGGGGTGCAATTTAATTCAGTATTCTTGTATTCTATTCATAAAACTGGGATGTGTTGGAAATAGTATGTGTTGGCTGGTCAATTTGTTACTTCTGATCCACATCATATTTATGttcaaatctaaaaataaacttagcctacatttgtttttttagccTTCACAGCTATTTTTTTGCAGAATCATATGACTGCAGCCCCATCTACTGGTGCAGCACTTACACAGCCACGGACCCCAGAGAAGTGGTAAAAGACTGAGCTCATACTCTGCCACTATTGCCGACGACTTATCCaacacccaccaccaccccaccgAATAATGCGAGGTGagtaatacttttttttttttcttttttttttttgcaccaactattttcatatttgtcaCTTTTGTTCCGCAGCCTGCGACATAAATATCACCTAATTCATATAAAGTTCTGTGATTCTCACTTTGGTTTAAACTTTTGTCAGTCTTGACAATCTGGGGttcaaaatatgtattaataataatatttatttattcataatataaatatttcaagAACTACAGCCAGTCTCATGATACATGGATGTATCACTTATCATCAATCCAGACCTAAATTAACGCTGTCGATTCAAGGACAACAAGTCCCATAAAGCATTGCGCGCTGCACGGACTTGTCGTTTGTGTGTACGTTTCCATGGggagcagtcacacacacacacgcgcgcatcTTATCGGTAGAGCTGGGTTTATACTACGTGAATTTTATCTGAAGAAACTTGGTGCAATCAGCGAACCCAGACAACGGCCTAACAAAGGAACAACACCCATACATGGTGAGTTTAAGTACATAAGAGGCAGAAGAGGAAAGCGGAGGGTAGGCCTATTCCAAAA contains the following coding sequences:
- the plcxd2 gene encoding PI-PLC X domain-containing protein 2, giving the protein MKTRPAGIGNANADWMASLPSKLSAMPLKHLAVPGSHDSFTYWVDVHAPVGPDQKAYVQYLATMFSVLAKKVMVKWSMTQNLSFKEQLDAGIRYFDLRVSSKPGELGNEIYFIHGLFGHKVKDGLVEINFFLSRHRKEVVFLDFNHYYAMGPEHHVYLISMLQEVFGSKLCNNCAVESITLDFLWEKKYQVIVFYHHPSAENIPVMWPGNKIPAPWANTTQPNKLIQFLETTLKSRAKQGSFHVSQAILTPKPNTVAKGLVWGLRNYLVERHLPTIISWVEEQRPGVDGVNIITSDFVDLTDFANIVIKLNNLLLSEQDRKPR